In Moorena sp. SIOASIH, the following proteins share a genomic window:
- the gcvH gene encoding glycine cleavage system protein GcvH: protein MAFEYPDDLKYLDSHEYVRLDGEIATIGITAFAIDQLGDLVLLELPEIDDTIEKGNKENDKSFGTIESVKAVSDLYSPVSGTVVERNEEMIKDPEQIAKDPYGEGWLIKVRLNDPDHPLEGVLSAEEYRAKVEAE, encoded by the coding sequence ATGGCCTTTGAATATCCTGATGACCTGAAATACCTTGATAGCCACGAATATGTGCGGCTTGATGGAGAAATTGCCACTATTGGTATTACCGCCTTTGCCATTGACCAACTGGGTGACTTAGTTCTTCTGGAACTCCCAGAAATTGACGACACCATCGAGAAGGGTAACAAAGAAAATGACAAAAGCTTTGGTACCATAGAATCGGTCAAGGCCGTTTCGGATCTATATTCCCCGGTATCGGGTACGGTGGTTGAACGAAATGAGGAGATGATCAAGGATCCTGAACAGATTGCAAAAGACCCCTATGGTGAAGGCTGGTTAATTAAAGTGCGGCTCAATGACCCTGATCACCCACTGGAGGGTGTCCTTTCTGCTGAGGAGTACCGTGCCAAAGTCGAGGCAGAGTAG
- a CDS encoding YlxR family protein: MKPNYRRCLSCRKVAPKQEFWRIVRVYPSRKVQLDQGMGRSAYLCPQLSCLAAAQKKNRLGRSLRASVPKNLYETLWQRLATMPSKPNLGN; encoded by the coding sequence ATGAAACCCAACTATCGACGTTGTCTTAGCTGCCGGAAAGTAGCACCAAAACAGGAGTTTTGGCGTATTGTCCGAGTCTATCCGTCACGAAAGGTACAATTAGATCAGGGTATGGGTCGTTCGGCTTACTTATGTCCTCAACTGAGTTGCCTAGCGGCGGCTCAAAAGAAAAACCGACTGGGGCGATCACTGCGTGCATCGGTGCCAAAAAATCTGTACGAAACTTTATGGCAGCGTTTAGCTACCATGCCAAGCAAACCCAATTTAGGTAATTAA
- a CDS encoding transposase has protein sequence MRSAYQYRLRLTKSQVVKLEKWLDMLRHQYNYLLADRFNWYEQNRCATNACPLVCHLPELRDNPDYFSQKKTLPSLKKNRPWYGEVYSQVLQDCLKRVDLAFKRFIKGDCKGVRSGRPRFKSKNRYRSLTFPSLGKNPISGNFLKLPKFGEVKMVYHRPIPDGFKVKTATITRNADGYYVTLSIQDDSVPDIIPIDEVSNPIGIDMGIKSFLVKSDGTEVAIPQFYRKAQKRLKKVQKAVSRSKKGSNNRKRAVVKLGKAHKKVADTRKDFHFKTAKGLLDSHDLVAHEKLNIKGLAKTKMAKSVLDAGWGQFLSILSTKAENAGLVTKAVNPKNTSQNCSNCGKKVPKKLKDRIHSCPHCGYTEDRDINAAKNILNLAVGHPVSSKAYRVSQPLGGVGKKPALYR, from the coding sequence ATGAGATCTGCCTATCAGTACAGATTACGACTAACCAAGTCTCAGGTCGTCAAATTAGAGAAGTGGCTAGATATGTTACGCCATCAGTACAACTATTTACTGGCTGATAGATTCAACTGGTACGAACAGAATCGTTGTGCCACAAATGCCTGCCCACTTGTTTGTCATTTACCAGAATTAAGAGATAATCCTGACTACTTTTCACAGAAGAAAACCCTTCCTAGTCTTAAGAAAAATAGACCATGGTATGGAGAGGTTTACTCTCAAGTATTACAGGACTGCCTAAAAAGGGTAGATCTGGCTTTTAAGAGGTTTATCAAAGGAGATTGCAAGGGAGTAAGAAGTGGGAGACCAAGGTTTAAGAGTAAAAACAGATATCGTTCTTTGACCTTCCCGTCTCTTGGGAAAAATCCAATTAGTGGCAATTTTTTGAAGCTACCAAAATTTGGAGAAGTCAAAATGGTCTACCACAGGCCAATTCCTGACGGATTCAAAGTCAAGACAGCCACGATTACCCGAAATGCTGACGGTTATTACGTTACCTTGTCTATTCAAGATGATTCAGTCCCGGACATTATCCCTATTGATGAAGTCTCCAATCCGATTGGGATTGACATGGGAATTAAGTCATTTTTGGTTAAATCTGATGGGACTGAAGTAGCAATCCCTCAATTTTACCGGAAAGCTCAAAAACGCCTTAAAAAAGTCCAGAAAGCTGTTAGTCGATCCAAGAAAGGAAGTAATAACAGGAAAAGAGCTGTAGTCAAATTGGGCAAAGCCCATAAAAAAGTGGCTGACACCCGTAAGGATTTTCATTTTAAAACAGCGAAAGGGTTGCTAGATAGCCACGATCTGGTAGCTCACGAAAAGCTAAATATCAAAGGTCTGGCCAAGACTAAAATGGCTAAATCAGTTCTAGATGCTGGATGGGGTCAATTCCTGTCGATTTTATCAACCAAAGCCGAGAATGCTGGGTTGGTAACAAAAGCAGTGAACCCCAAAAACACTAGTCAGAACTGTTCTAACTGTGGGAAAAAAGTACCGAAAAAACTAAAAGACCGCATCCATTCTTGCCCTCATTGTGGTTACACAGAAGATAGGGATATAAATGCGGCTAAGAATATCTTGAATTTGGCGGTGGGGCATCCCGTCAGTAGTAAAGCTTACCGAGTATCCCAACCGTTGGGTGGAGTTGGTAAGAAGCCCGCACTGTACCGATAG
- the infB gene encoding translation initiation factor IF-2 → MNSGKVRIYELSRELNLDNKEILSICEGLNIAVKSHSSTITESDAQRIRTTAEKYSDQLAAVSNTEGESSANKGSKLSSGKLIRPPKGERKQQIVELRKHKRSSGNTSSHRSNQMAIPPQAPIKPTAIPPRQPSTLNRPKQVTEQDTKIKQDTKPEPAAKPEPAAKPEPAAKLELAPKPELAPKPEPAAKPEPAAKPEPAAKPEPAAKPEPAAKPETAAKPEPAPKPEPAPKPEPAPKPELAAKPELAAKPVQKVSQDSTASAKVTEKPKLTGPPVRRSQPKTQPAKVERPIKSNQKGSSGSKPVKSPTPNKSPVINKQSTPSETSPPKRSSSPRPTVPELQRPPKRTKPGLDKDNSQVAAIDADSKALTDDVSDQDTNTLVNESEELLKEVKLRRPSVPRPAKKKEWEAENGEEEDKAQKGKSAKLKRRPKMILDDEDDLETESDQIDNKIDGSFSVSLSLARPPKPKSLQKQQSQANTASVSHKKKPAKTSSSNKSDHRDRRRTQKTQPKRPEQIVLRDSLTIRDLANELAIAETDIVKMLFFKGIAVSVTQTLDVPTATMVAQEVGVKVEMEEEASAATKVEMLDVQDLENLERRPPVVTIMGHVDHGKTTLLDAIREAKVAQGEAGGITQHIGAYHVDVEHEDNIQQVVFLDTPGHEAFTAMRARGTKVTDIAVLVVAADDGVQPQTLEAISHARAAEVPMVVAINKIDKAGAQPDRVKQELSERGLVPEEWGGETIMVPVSAIQRENLDSLLEMILLVSELEELSANPDRPAKGTVIEAHLDKARGPVATFLVQNGTLRVGDSLVVGSVFGKVRAMLDDRGQRVEQATPSFAVEVLGLSDVPAAGDEFEVFESEKEARAVASERAQQQRQSRLQTRMKSRRVTLTELSAQAQEGELKELNLILKADVQGSVEAILGSLEQLPQNEVQIRVLLAAPGEVTETDVDLAAASGAVIVGFNTTLAPGARPAAEQEGVDVREYNIIYKLLDDVQGAMEGLLEPEEVEEPLGEVEVRAVFPVGRGAVAGCYVLSGKAVRNCRLRVRRGGKTIYEGVLDSLKRVKDDVKEVNAGYECGMGVDKFNDWAEKDIIETYQMVTKRRTLSLK, encoded by the coding sequence ATGAACAGCGGCAAAGTCAGAATTTACGAATTATCACGGGAATTGAATTTGGACAACAAGGAAATTTTGAGCATCTGTGAAGGACTCAATATTGCAGTTAAAAGTCACAGTAGCACGATTACAGAATCGGATGCCCAACGGATTCGCACGACAGCCGAAAAATATTCTGACCAACTAGCAGCTGTAAGCAATACCGAAGGTGAGTCATCGGCAAATAAAGGTTCTAAGTTAAGCTCTGGTAAATTAATTCGACCTCCCAAAGGAGAGCGGAAGCAGCAAATTGTCGAGCTTCGTAAGCACAAACGCAGTTCTGGGAATACTTCTAGCCATAGAAGCAATCAAATGGCAATCCCACCCCAAGCCCCCATCAAGCCGACTGCTATACCCCCCCGTCAGCCTAGCACTCTCAATCGACCTAAGCAGGTCACTGAACAGGACACCAAGATTAAGCAGGATACTAAACCGGAACCAGCGGCTAAACCCGAACCAGCGGCTAAACCCGAACCAGCGGCTAAACTAGAACTAGCCCCTAAACCGGAACTAGCCCCTAAACCCGAACCAGCGGCTAAACCCGAACCAGCGGCTAAACCCGAACCAGCGGCTAAACCCGAACCAGCGGCTAAACCCGAACCAGCGGCTAAACCCGAAACAGCGGCTAAACCCGAACCAGCCCCTAAACCCGAACCAGCCCCTAAACCCGAACCAGCCCCTAAACCCGAACTAGCCGCTAAACCCGAACTAGCCGCTAAACCAGTCCAGAAGGTGTCACAGGATAGTACTGCCTCAGCTAAGGTTACAGAAAAACCAAAATTAACTGGGCCCCCTGTAAGACGATCACAACCAAAAACTCAGCCTGCTAAGGTTGAGCGACCGATCAAATCAAACCAAAAGGGTTCTTCGGGTTCAAAGCCAGTAAAGAGTCCAACTCCTAACAAATCCCCTGTTATCAATAAGCAGTCAACCCCTTCGGAAACATCACCACCAAAGCGTTCTAGTTCACCAAGACCGACCGTTCCTGAACTCCAGCGACCTCCAAAAAGAACCAAACCAGGTCTTGATAAAGACAATTCTCAAGTAGCAGCAATCGATGCTGACTCAAAGGCTCTGACAGATGATGTCTCTGATCAAGACACCAACACCTTAGTCAATGAATCCGAGGAACTGCTCAAAGAGGTCAAGCTCCGGCGACCATCTGTCCCCCGACCTGCTAAGAAGAAAGAGTGGGAGGCAGAAAATGGAGAAGAAGAAGACAAAGCCCAGAAGGGGAAATCTGCCAAACTCAAGCGGCGACCTAAAATGATTCTGGATGATGAAGATGATCTCGAAACAGAATCAGATCAAATCGATAACAAAATCGATGGTTCATTTTCAGTTAGTCTTTCTCTGGCTCGTCCTCCCAAACCAAAGTCTCTGCAAAAACAGCAAAGCCAAGCAAATACTGCGAGTGTTAGCCACAAGAAGAAGCCGGCTAAAACCAGTAGTAGCAACAAGTCCGATCATCGCGATCGCCGTCGTACACAGAAAACTCAGCCCAAACGCCCAGAACAAATTGTTTTGAGAGACTCACTCACCATTAGAGACCTGGCTAATGAACTGGCTATTGCAGAAACTGACATTGTTAAAATGCTCTTCTTCAAAGGCATAGCTGTGAGTGTTACCCAAACTTTGGATGTTCCTACCGCCACAATGGTAGCTCAGGAAGTGGGGGTAAAGGTCGAGATGGAAGAAGAAGCCTCTGCTGCGACTAAGGTGGAAATGCTGGATGTCCAAGACCTGGAAAACCTCGAGCGGCGTCCACCTGTGGTGACAATTATGGGTCATGTTGACCACGGTAAAACGACTCTACTCGATGCCATTCGTGAAGCAAAAGTGGCTCAAGGAGAAGCCGGTGGAATTACCCAGCATATTGGCGCATATCACGTAGATGTTGAGCATGAGGATAACATTCAACAGGTTGTCTTCCTAGACACCCCTGGTCACGAAGCCTTCACAGCCATGCGGGCAAGGGGAACAAAAGTAACCGATATCGCCGTGCTAGTGGTAGCGGCTGATGATGGGGTGCAACCTCAGACCCTTGAAGCCATTAGTCATGCTAGAGCTGCTGAAGTTCCCATGGTAGTTGCTATTAACAAAATTGATAAAGCCGGAGCTCAACCTGATCGGGTTAAGCAGGAATTATCAGAACGGGGCTTGGTCCCAGAAGAATGGGGTGGTGAAACGATCATGGTACCAGTGAGTGCTATCCAAAGGGAAAACTTGGATTCACTGCTGGAGATGATTCTATTGGTCTCAGAGCTAGAAGAACTCTCTGCTAATCCGGATCGACCAGCCAAAGGTACGGTGATTGAAGCTCACCTTGATAAAGCCAGAGGGCCTGTTGCCACGTTCTTAGTGCAAAACGGTACGCTGCGGGTCGGTGATAGCCTGGTTGTTGGTTCAGTTTTCGGTAAGGTCAGAGCCATGCTTGATGACCGAGGACAGAGAGTCGAACAAGCGACTCCCTCGTTTGCTGTGGAAGTCCTTGGCTTGAGTGATGTTCCAGCTGCTGGTGATGAGTTTGAAGTCTTTGAGAGCGAAAAAGAAGCCCGGGCAGTTGCTAGTGAAAGAGCTCAACAGCAACGTCAATCTCGCCTGCAAACTCGCATGAAATCACGGCGAGTTACCCTCACTGAATTATCAGCCCAGGCTCAAGAAGGTGAACTCAAAGAACTCAACTTGATTTTGAAGGCAGACGTTCAAGGCTCCGTGGAAGCTATTCTCGGGTCCCTCGAACAGCTGCCCCAAAATGAAGTGCAAATTCGAGTTCTGCTGGCTGCCCCCGGGGAAGTTACCGAAACCGATGTGGACTTAGCGGCTGCTAGTGGTGCAGTTATTGTTGGCTTTAACACTACCTTAGCCCCTGGTGCTCGACCAGCAGCTGAACAGGAAGGGGTAGATGTGCGGGAATACAACATTATCTACAAACTCCTGGATGATGTTCAAGGTGCTATGGAAGGTCTGTTAGAGCCAGAAGAGGTAGAAGAACCATTGGGTGAAGTAGAAGTTCGAGCTGTCTTCCCAGTCGGTCGTGGTGCCGTTGCGGGTTGTTATGTACTCTCAGGCAAAGCGGTGCGCAATTGCCGTTTACGAGTGCGGCGTGGTGGCAAAACTATCTACGAAGGAGTTTTGGATTCCCTCAAGCGTGTTAAGGATGATGTCAAGGAAGTCAATGCTGGCTACGAATGTGGTATGGGTGTTGATAAATTCAACGACTGGGCGGAAAAAGATATCATTGAAACCTATCAGATGGTAACCAAACGACGGACTCTCTCCCTCAAGTAG
- the rimP gene encoding ribosome maturation factor RimP gives MTHPLIPQLIDLATPLAQDLGLEIVEALFQTNRRPPVLRVYIRNPIRDTSLDDCERMSRALEAQLDAKDIILDTYVLEISSPGITQDLSTDREFISFKGFGVIVQTSEPYQGQQEWRGKLIRRDESGVYLNLKGRAFAIPRQLVSRVKLDDGG, from the coding sequence ATGACTCATCCCCTGATTCCACAACTAATCGATTTGGCAACGCCATTGGCTCAAGATTTAGGATTAGAGATTGTAGAGGCTCTCTTCCAGACCAACAGACGCCCACCCGTGCTGCGTGTCTATATCCGCAACCCCATCCGTGACACTAGCTTGGATGACTGTGAACGCATGAGTCGTGCTTTAGAAGCTCAGTTAGATGCTAAGGACATCATTTTAGACACCTACGTTTTGGAAATTTCCAGTCCTGGGATCACACAGGACTTAAGCACAGACCGAGAATTCATTTCTTTCAAAGGGTTTGGTGTGATTGTTCAGACATCTGAACCCTATCAGGGGCAGCAAGAGTGGCGCGGGAAGTTAATTCGCCGGGATGAGAGCGGAGTTTATCTCAATCTCAAGGGTCGTGCGTTTGCCATTCCCCGTCAGCTCGTGTCCAGAGTAAAACTGGATGATGGGGGTTAA
- the nusA gene encoding transcription termination factor NusA, translated as MSIVSLPGLKAMIEEISQSHNLPRSAVQQALREALLKGYERYRRSQRLDQRFHFDEEYFDNFEVDLDIEEEGFRVLSTKTIVEEVQNSDHQISLKEVQEVASEAQLGDSVVLDVTPDQGEFGRMAAIQTKQVLSQKLRDQQRKLIKEEFQDLEGTVLQSRSLRFEQQSVIMALSSGFGRPEVEAELPKREQLPNDNYRINSTFKVYLKKVREGPHRGPQLVVSRAAAGLVVYLFANEVPEIEDEVVRIVAVAREANPPSRHVGPRTKIAVDTLERDVDPVGACIGARGSRIQVVVNELRGEKIDVIRWSPDPSTYIANALSPAQVDQVLLVNPEERQAHVLVAEDQLSLAIGKEGQNVRLAARLTGWKIDIKDAAEYKKDTTDISKQDTLEEDDVDSNELKEDYEQGVETPENVLDAEPVLDLSTQEEE; from the coding sequence ATGTCTATAGTTAGTTTGCCTGGACTTAAGGCAATGATAGAAGAAATTAGTCAAAGCCACAATTTACCTAGGTCTGCAGTTCAACAGGCATTAAGAGAAGCACTGCTAAAAGGGTATGAGCGCTATCGCCGTTCTCAACGGCTAGACCAACGATTTCATTTTGACGAAGAATATTTTGACAACTTTGAAGTGGATCTTGATATTGAAGAAGAAGGCTTCCGGGTTTTGTCTACCAAAACCATTGTCGAAGAGGTACAAAATAGTGACCATCAAATTTCTCTCAAAGAAGTCCAGGAAGTTGCCTCTGAAGCACAATTGGGAGACTCAGTGGTTTTGGATGTGACTCCAGACCAAGGAGAGTTTGGTCGCATGGCAGCGATTCAAACCAAGCAGGTGCTCTCTCAAAAACTCCGAGACCAGCAGCGTAAGCTGATTAAGGAAGAGTTTCAAGACCTAGAAGGAACCGTTCTGCAATCTCGATCACTAAGGTTTGAGCAGCAGTCTGTGATTATGGCGCTCAGCAGTGGTTTTGGTCGGCCAGAGGTAGAAGCCGAATTGCCCAAGCGGGAACAGCTACCTAATGATAACTATCGCATTAACTCCACCTTTAAGGTTTATCTCAAAAAAGTCCGGGAAGGCCCTCACCGTGGTCCTCAGCTGGTGGTATCCAGAGCGGCAGCTGGTTTAGTGGTCTATCTGTTTGCCAACGAAGTCCCAGAAATAGAAGATGAGGTGGTCAGGATTGTCGCAGTGGCACGGGAAGCTAATCCTCCTTCTCGTCATGTCGGACCAAGAACTAAAATTGCTGTAGATACCCTGGAGCGAGATGTGGATCCGGTGGGAGCTTGCATTGGTGCTAGAGGTTCCCGCATTCAAGTTGTGGTGAATGAATTACGAGGTGAAAAAATCGACGTAATTCGTTGGTCTCCTGACCCATCTACCTATATTGCCAACGCTCTTAGCCCAGCCCAAGTGGATCAGGTGCTACTAGTCAATCCAGAAGAACGTCAAGCTCATGTTTTAGTCGCAGAAGACCAGCTGAGTTTAGCTATAGGCAAGGAGGGACAAAATGTTCGCCTTGCCGCCCGCCTTACGGGTTGGAAGATTGACATTAAAGATGCTGCGGAATACAAAAAAGACACTACAGACATCTCTAAACAGGATACCCTAGAAGAAGATGATGTCGATAGCAATGAGTTAAAGGAAGATTACGAACAAGGAGTAGAAACACCAGAAAATGTGCTTGATGCTGAGCCAGTGCTTGATTTGAGTACTCAAGAAGAAGAATGA